The Bacillaceae bacterium IKA-2 DNA window TAGATGGATGCTTCTCGGTGGGTTAAATAAATAATCATTTAGGGGTTTATAATATATGGCGAAAAATGGCTTAGTTGTATGCGTAGGTGAGTTATTAATTGATTTTTTTTGTACAGAAATTGATGTAAATCTTGTAGCAGGGAGTACGTTTGAAAAACAAGCAGGTGGAGCACCGGCTAATGTTTGTGCAGCTATTTCTAGGCTAGGTGGTGAAGCTGCTTTTGTTGGTAAAGTTGGTAACGACCCTTTTGGTGTTTTTTTAAAGAAAACATTAGACAATGAAAATGTTGATACAAACATGCTCGATTTAACTGATGAAGCACCAACAACTTTAGCGTTTGTATCGTTACAAGAGAACGGTGAACGAGATTTTATCTTTAATCGTGGTGCAGATCAGCTTCTTCAATATAAAGATATCGATTTACAACGTGTCCGAGAAAGTAAAATCATTCATTTTGGGTCAGCGACAGCTTTACTTGATGATCCGTTTCGAAAAACTTATCTTCAGTTAATTGAAGACGGAACAGAAAATCATTCGTTCATTTCTTTTGATCCTAACTACCGACAAGCGCTTTGGAGTGGAAGGATAGATGAGTTTGTTTGTTTGGCAAAAAAGTGTATTTCAAAGGCTGATTTTGTCAAGGTAAGTGAAGAGGAATTAGTACTCATTTCGG harbors:
- a CDS encoding carbohydrate kinase translates to MAKNGLVVCVGELLIDFFCTEIDVNLVAGSTFEKQAGGAPANVCAAISRLGGEAAFVGKVGNDPFGVFLKKTLDNENVDTNMLDLTDEAPTTLAFVSLQENGERDFIFNRGADQLLQYKDIDLQRVRESKIIHFGSATALLDDPFRKTYLQLIEDGTENHSFISFDPNYRQALWSGRIDEFVCLAKKCISKADFVKVSEEELVLISGTKDREVAIHMFHELGAKLIAVTLGKDGTIISNGQQQEIVSSIKVKSIDSTGAGDAFVGATLYQLSQMSDPKNIVTEISKIKDIIGFANIVGAITCTKIGAISSLPRLDEVLSEKNSV